The Oncorhynchus keta strain PuntledgeMale-10-30-2019 chromosome 28, Oket_V2, whole genome shotgun sequence DNA segment TAGTACAAAATAGCAGTCAATGGAAAGTTATTGTACTGTAGCCTAAATTGGCAAGTCTCCTTTTTTGGCTTGTTAACCTGCATGGTTGACAGGTTTAACTACGGTTTGATTTTGTCTCATCTCTCCATTTGGTATATAATGCAAATGAACCATCAGTGCTGCTTAGAGCAAAAGACAAAAAAAAGACATTTGCTGTTTTTTCCCCtcaatgctgccaccaccattcatTCTTGTGCCGTGGCCAGAGCAATTAAATGTGTTTTGTAATGTGACGCCAAAGCTCTTGACATCACCAACGGAGTCTCTTTTCTGATCTCTCCAAATGAATATCATGCTGCCGAGGCCTACTCCAAAAGGGTGTCAAGAAAGTGTCCCGACATCGAGTCGGACGAAACCTTTATGGTTCATAGAGACTATTAAGCAAAGCccagacaaacagaaaagaaaCAGCAGCCAGTATCTTCAGGCAATAGTAAAAAGCAAGGAGAAAGAATGTGATAAATGTGGAAACTTTGTAAATAATTTCACATATCTCTGGGctggtcaaataaaaataaaccgACTGGTGGATGATGCCTTTAGGATCCGGCTGGGAGTCCGGTGTTCTGTTGAGTTGTGTAGCTTTTCAAACAGGATAGGAGGGCATCCACGTTCCCATGAAGGCCATGGTGCCTCACTGAGAGGGAGAAAACTAGAAGCCTTGGACAGGTCTCATTGACTTCCAATTCATATGGGCCCAATcactcctcacctcacctccccaCTATGACAGCCCATGTGTGGCAAGGTTTCTTCTTGCACACTACCTACACCACAGTATTTATTGGCTTGATTCAGCCACTAACATCTGTGAACAGATATTAACCAGCGACAGAGTaagcaggagagagggataggatcAGGTTTACAGGTTAGTCAGAGCTTAGTCAGATCTATTGTATCTTCACATTTGTTGTGACTGAACCGTCTTCTGGTCAAATGTGTGGTATGATTGCAAATCATTGGGtgcttctccatctccctcactaattaCTGTTGTCATTGGAAATTTGAATAGAGGATTTGAATGGAATAATCTTGGCATAGACCAAATAATATATATTTGGGGGGATTACAACCCTTATTTAAATAATTACAACCTGGTATTAAAGAGCAGCTAGATAGACATAAAGTCTCTCACTCTCCCAGTCTCCAAAGGTTAGGAGTCTGAGGAGGCTGTATTTCTCCCGACTTTGCTCATTGTTCTTGGGAGTGCCTTGGCCTGTGATGCCTGGACTGCGGTGACTCAGAGCGACTGCTGCACATCTTCCTGGGCCTGGGTGTCTAATTGTGTGTACAGGGTCATAAATCAAGCCCACCGCTGGTTCATCTCCTTCCAAAGAGGCCAGCACAGAGTGTTTTTGCAAGTGAGATAGTGGAGTGTGAGAACGGAGAGGCTGAGAGTCCAAGGAAGCAAGTCAAAGAGGTTACAAGACTGATGGCACCACTGACCTTTGCAATTCCTGTGGTCAGTCGGTGGTCAGTTTATCGACTCGGCTGAGATGGAACGTAATCGTAAATGCTAGTTGGACTTTTTCCAAAGGGTTCAATTTGTATGCAGATGCACTCTGTTAACCTTGCAAATAGTGCTTCTGGGAATGCTATTGGAATGATTTCAGGTACACATGAGATAGCTTGTAACTTTTTTTTTAATCGGTCTATTAAAAGACAATTGCCATGAGCCCTACGATGTTTTACAAGCATTCTTAAAATGTAACTGCTTCAATTTGGTGGTGATCGCATCTAACATACATCCTAATGGCATTCATAGAACACTGGGTTCTTTGCACAATGGCTCTTCAACATTGCTGTCATTGTCAGGGAACATTCCTGGAATGTCTTGAGACCCACATATGGTTGTGTTAGAGCAGGCAAGTGCACCATTCAAGAGAAATCAATTTGGAAAGAATAAGGTTGATTGGCACTTTCAGAGAAAAATGCTGCTACAATTCTGTTATCATTATGATGATATTTTTCAAGAAATGCATTAAAACTATTCCTTATCGAAAtaagtcaacaacaacaaccaaaaagTGGTTATATATGATGCTGTCCAGGATACAGTAAAGCCATAATAGTTTTGTGCTTGATTTATCAAACCAGAACTCTTTCAAAGTTGCAGCAGGCAAAGAGGCAAATGTGAAAAAGACACATTTTTTTCAAAGAGTACTCTGTTTAGTCTGCTCTGAAAGTAGGTCTACTAACTAGTGGACGGAGAGTTGGCAGGTATTAAAGCTGCGACAACTACCTCCAATACAACTGGCAGGTCACGGGTTTGCAGAAACATCAGATACATGTTGTATCGGATGGAGTTCATGTGAATCAATAGGCAATTTTGTTGAACTCCTATCAAATTAGGCAATCAAACTGTATAAACGAACTGCAATGTCCCTTACATTGGTAAACAATAAACACCGCAagagtgtgttatagtgttatccTTCTTGTTATTGATGTGTTGCCTCCGTGGTAGAGTGTTAGGGCTCCATACAATATGACTGGAACCTCTGGGGAGAGATCAAAGACCTTTCGCCCTCCAAAGCTAAACTGGATTAAGAGTGAGCATATTGACTACATTAATTAGGACAGTATTTGGATAGAACAGGAACCCACCACTAATGCTCCTAAGTTGTCAGTTAATTCGCCCCCCCCCCCTGTGCAAATTGTCTTTCTCATTGGCAAAATTCTTGTTTACTGTTCAGAGGTTATTGTACCGCTCTTTAGTTGATTCCAATTATTTTCTCACAACTTATTTCAGGAACCATGATGGGCAGCGATGCACTCAAACCCTCTTCTCAGGGCAGGTTTTCTTTGGGTTAGGGCCCCCTTGGGTTTGTACAGTCCCATTCTTTAGCCTCAGTGCTGAATTACGGAAGAACAATGACGGAGCAACCACTGGCAAAGCCAATGATTTCTTTGCCTGTGTTTGTGATGTAGACAGTTACAAACACTTGTGAAAATCAgtctgcaatagagcatgctgggaaatgtgATAATGATGGGAGTGGTTTTAGCTTAGCACTGGTTATTATTACCAACACTTGGGTTATTTTACATCAAACACCTGAATCAACACGAGAAACGTTACACTGACAAATCAACACTAGGTTaactggccaatttgctgtgtCGATTCCTTTGATAATGACATCACAGCCACTCTGAGAACATTCAGCTCATTCTTGTCTAGCTTTTCTTGCATGGGACTCCAAGACCTAAGGAGCGTTTTTTAAGGAGAGGCCATCAGAGCACAGGTGCTTGTGTACTGAGCAGGAGACAAAGGCTATAAGTTAAAAGCATATTATGCATAACCCATCATTAATTAGCTAAAAATAAGGGTAATACTGCATTAAATGGATTACCCGAAAGAGGTAGGCTAGGACATCTATATATCAGGCTATACAGTATTTCAATCTACAACAGGATAATCTATTTTGGGTGCAGTTTGAATGGAGTtgatggaaagagagaaaaacTGCATTCACGCGTTCACGTATGCACTGATTGAAAGCAACAATATTCTTCGAGTGGTAAGCTGTTTGAAAACTCTGCAGGTGCAATTAAAAAACAAGGTGAACCCGAATTccagatggagatgggtaaattagacgTGAATTctgtctttatattactgtagcataggctattctgcagcaaatgtaggcctacctgtcccaagacttacagctgtaatcgcagcaaaaggtggcgctacaaagtattaacttaagggggctgaatcattttgcacgccccatttttcagtttttgatttgttaaaaaagtttgaaatatccaataaatgtcgtttcacttcatgattgtgtcccacttgttgttgattcttcacaaaaaaatacagttttatatctttatgtttgaagcctgaaatgtggccaaagctcgcaaagttcaagggggccgaatactttcgcaaggcactgtatataaaattGTTATCATTTACTGGTTTCTCGCAGTTATTCATCCCGGGAAATGGGAGTGTAACCGGGTTCCCGCCATTCAACCCTAACCCAGAGCCAAATGTAATATCAAGAAAGTGAGCTTCAATTGTTGTTAAGACATCACATTGTAAAGATTTTCCTCTGTAATTGGAAGGGATTAGCTTGGACATTCAAAGTGATCTGTTAGGAGAAGCTTTCCAGAGGCGTGCTTGTGCTTAGGTCCCAGGACATAAGCCACATTTGGGCCAGAGCTGGTAGATTTGGTTCATCAGCACGCCTCCCACAGTGGCACATGTCGCCACATCACAAGTGAAGTCACATCTGCCTGTGAAAACTGTAGTTATTATGGGTAATAACTGAAATCCTTCAACCTCTTGCTGTATCTCTATGTAATACTATTGTGTACTTTACAGTATGCTGGCTGCCACCAGTAAAGGTGACACAAAGAGATTATGCAACGTTGTGGCATTTAAACCTCCCCAAAACATTTTCTTTTAGGAAGAGGTGAACAGTATGTGATGGACAgtgctgttgtgttgtgtcttgCTGTGtgcttgtgaatgtgtgtgtgtgtgtgcagtgagtgagtgagtgtatacACGTCGCAAAACATATTTGAATGTTGTATGCTAAATGTACCATTCTACTGTCTCTCCTGTAAACACATTTCACTTTAATGTTAGCAAAGGACATTACAGATTATTTTCAAATTGATGTGCCCACAAGTATGAATGATGAACTGAATGAAGCAAATTTGGAAAAAGAGAAACAGACTCGTGCCTTACTCTGCGTGAACTCATGTCATTGAAGTCATTAAATAAGTTATTAAATATAGAGATAGAGGCTCAAAATAAGGGCCTATTTTAagtaattaaataaaggtgaaataaataaataaataaatgtcatGTAAGGAAATTCTAAAGATATGTGTGCCATCTCTAAAGTGACTCAGTCTGATAGATGTGGCCCTATCACACCCCACCAGACTCAGACGTGGCCGGGGCAGTCCAAGAATCAGACAGCAAAACCTTTACTTACACTGAAATGAGCTCAGACTTCGCTACAATGCTTTACTAATCGAATTCTCCGATCCTCTCTCTATTCTCATCCTCTCTAGGTGACTCCCAGGGTGTGGTCAACTTCCTCATTTCCAAGGAGGGTGGTGAGCTGTCTCTGGTGGAGCAGGCTAATGTATGGATCTTCCTCCGGCTGGCCAAGACCAATCGCAGCCGTGCCAAGGTCACTATACTCCTGTTGCAGCAGCGCCATGGCGGAGACGGCCATGAAGAGTCTGTGCTACTGGCCGAGAAGGCAGTGGACACGCGGCGCAGTGGCTGGCACACTTTTCCCGTGTCAGCCAGCGTCCAGGCCCTGTTGAAGGGTGGCGGAAGCATGCTCAGTGTGAAGATCTCCTGCCCGCTGTGCGCCAATGCTGGCGCCACACCCATCCTGGTGTCGACCAGCGGCAACCAGGAGCGTGAGCAGTCCCACCGGCCCTTCCTCATGGCGGTAGTGCAGCAGGGCGAGGGCGGCGAGCCACGGCGACGCCACAAAAGGGGCCTGGAGTGTGACGGCAAGGTGCGTGCTTGCTGCAAGCGCCAGTTCTATGTCAATTTCAAGGACATTGGCTGGAGCGACTGGATCATAGCACCGGGGGGCTACCACGCCAACTACTGTGAGGGCGACTGTCCCAGCCACGTGGCCAGCATCACAggctcctctctgtccttccacTCCACCGTCATCAATCACTACCGCATACGGGGCTACGCGCCCTTCCAGAACATTAAGTCGTGCTGCGTGCCCACGAGGCTACGCGCCATGTCTATGCTCTACTACAATGAGGAGCAAAAGATTGTCAAAAAAGACATTCAGAACATGGTCGTAGAGGAGTGTGGCTGCTCGTAAAAGCCTGGCGGAGCTGGTGGGGCTTGGAAGTTGGTCTCATgcccagagagacagaactaAACGGAAGAggccctttatctctctctctctcttgcgtgCAAGACACTGTCAAGACCAACTTTTATTTGGACTCAATGACTGGCTTGTTCTCCATCGTTGGCAAGTCCAGGGGGTATCTATAACTCAGAGAAATCTCTGTGGCACtttcaaaaaaaataaaaataatatctaatatatttttgttacaaaacaaagggagggaggtgagaggatATTTATGTGACCCAGATGCGGTGTAGTTGCTCCTTTCATGTACTGCAAGATGAGAGACCATGCGAATGAGGTGCCTgaaaaatatacagttgaagttggaaatttacatacaccttagccaaatacattatttaaactcaggttcacaattcctgacatttactcctagtagaaattccctgtcttaggtcagttaggatcaccactttattttaagaatgtgaaatgtcagaataatagtagagagagttatttatttcagcttttatttctttcattacattcccagtgggtcagacgtttacatacactcaattagtatttgatagcattgcattgcctaaattgttgaacttgggtcaaacatttcgggtagccttccacaagcttcccacaataagttgggggaattttggtccaccgcaccaaagtacattcatctctaggagacagaacacgtctccttcctgagcggtatgatggctacgtggtcccatggtgtttatacttgcgtactattatttgtacatttggaaatttctcccaaggatgaaccagacttgtggaggtctaccatattatttctgaggtcttggctgatttcttttgattttcccatgatgtcaagcaaataggcactgtgtttgaaagtaggccatgaaatacatccacagggacacctccaattgactcgaatgatgtcaaatagcctattagaagcttctaaagccatgacatcattttcaggaatattccaagctgtttaaaggcacagttaacttagtgtaacttctgacccactggaattgtgatacagtgaattataagtgaaataatgtctgtaaacaattgttggaaaaatgacttgtgtcatgcacacagtagatgtcctcgccgacttgccaaaactatagtttgttaacaagagatttgtggagtcgttgaaaaacgagttttaattactccaacctaagtgtatgtaaaattctgacttcaactgtccaAACTATGCAACTTGTCAAGTATTacaattcatatttttttttgccTGTTTCATTTTCTCAACTGTTTACTTTTTCAAAACTTAAAAAGAGGAAGACTTGTTTGAGTGTACGTGGGTGTATGTGTTCATGGTGTgtacgtgcttgtgtgtgtgagtgtgtgttgttgagagatACTTGAAAGAAACAAATTGGACCAGATGCTGGAACCAAACATTTCTCTATGTATAATTATTATAATTTGCTATTGATAATAATattattgtttgttgtttttgttacaATTTTGTTGAAAAACGTTACGAACGTTTTCAGTTTGCACTATACCAACATTCTGATCAGCCTAGTCACAAATATCAATGGTATTCTAAGAGAAGTTAAAAAGCACTTATGAATCAAAACATCTATAGAGCACATGAGTGTAAAATAGAGATAACGAGAAAAAAAGACGAGTAGATGTAATTTTGAGAACACATAGACATATTATTATAGCATTTTTTGACCACCAAAGAGTTTTTGTAAGTATTTCCAACCGTCATTTTGAGGCTGTTACAGATCACATGTCAGCATTAGCGTAGCCTAGCATCAGTGCCCAAACATTCCTTCTGCTCCTGCACAATGACTTCATTTCCCATAATGCTTCACTCTAAGCTATACTTTTCACAATACTATCTTGTTGGAGAGCAgcatattattatgttattattgtattattatttgaTTTTTATTGTAAAAGCACTTACTGTAGGCCAATTTGTCATGTTTTGGCAGAAAATGAATGTCTCCATTGAATTTGGAAGTCTGAAATATTTTTCCTGAAATTCTAGTTAAAATAGTTTCATATTTCAAAATATCTCGCCAAATATTGGAGGTCCCATCTTACACCAAGTAAAAGTTTTTGTTTGGAGAGTTGGTTTCTTTCACTTGCCTTCGTACAACATTGTACATGGTCCAATTTCTAAAATGAAGCAATTAGAAACTTTGGTAACACTTTCTTTTACTGCCTGCTTTTTTTTACCAGCTAATTATTTACAAAGTATTTATACTTTATCTTCTTTGAGATTCATTTGACGCAAGCTTCAATATGTAACATTTGGTACTAGTTAAAGCAGTGAGTTACCAGTATTATGGATATCTATTtcaatgttgatagtttagaagTACAAGAAAGTATCCATTGCACATAGTTTCTTAGTTAGTACCATGTAAAGTGTACCAGTTTAAAATGGGCTGTAAAATAAATGTTACCAAAATATTCCCCCACAAAGTGTTGTCTTGGAGTATAGACTAATTTAAGAAACACATTCATGTACCATACAGTGTGCATTAATGCATACAACATCAATAGAAAAAAGTGGTTGTATTTGTTTTCATTTTCTTTTATCAATACAAAATAATTTACACTGAAACAAGTGGACTTagaataaaacatatattttttattctgtatataTTGAAATGCAAATACCAATATGTTGCATTGCTTTGTTGTACAAATCCAAAATGTGCTTGTGGCAAAGTTTTTTTTATCTAATTTATTTTGCAGTATTTTATTTGTTTCACTTCACCATTAAAGTTTAAA contains these protein-coding regions:
- the LOC118361549 gene encoding inhibin beta A chain-like: MSPLPLLSGMLLLFAHSCGGAGSLSVAMGGGQTPPQTQSQLVPEVTDCPSCALARLNEEEDDSKPEVVEAVKRHILNMLHLQVRPNVTHPVPRAALLNAIRKLHVGRVAEDGSVQIEDGGHGRPDAADMVETTEILTFAEAGDSQGVVNFLISKEGGELSLVEQANVWIFLRLAKTNRSRAKVTILLLQQRHGGDGHEESVLLAEKAVDTRRSGWHTFPVSASVQALLKGGGSMLSVKISCPLCANAGATPILVSTSGNQEREQSHRPFLMAVVQQGEGGEPRRRHKRGLECDGKVRACCKRQFYVNFKDIGWSDWIIAPGGYHANYCEGDCPSHVASITGSSLSFHSTVINHYRIRGYAPFQNIKSCCVPTRLRAMSMLYYNEEQKIVKKDIQNMVVEECGCS